One window of the Cryptomeria japonica chromosome 7, Sugi_1.0, whole genome shotgun sequence genome contains the following:
- the LOC131056231 gene encoding disease resistance protein Roq1 yields the protein MASSSSYHQSKKMKSSASHVFISHRSLDQDVEESLAVQLYRSLQKVSVQAFFHSEEMELGDLFPLSTDTAIRSASVQIAIFSKGYAESAWCLTELVLMLQTKATIIPVFYDVRPSDLHDIEKGAYANAFKKFEEQGMYLEKLEEWKQALRSVSLRMAYYDFNKPRHNRYALCKKLVAAVLKEIEKKKHLKIAKIPLPFDEIVEEEKRQRLDVAKYPIGLEEIVKDFETEFKQDKTTVIGIYGMAGSGKTTLAKQLFNLYRSQYDRSCFLFDVRESDSVSLESKLVIDLFHGDFKGIPNDEVTEEGISDISTNLRKANFPRFLVVLDDVHDVLQLNALLAKAALKSDSLAIVTTRDQSVLKAGGIDYRYEMKPLSLHDSMKLFSWYAFHQSSPESGYEDLVRRFAMACDGSPLSLGLLGGHVFGRDKCDWELELSKIDKCDWELELSKFHPEEKNLMHILKISFDALDKEVKQIFMDTACFFIGHSKAVAVRIWEGSGWNAGKALQILEDKSLVEVVIEEMDDECRELEYDEKHILRMPAYLRDFAWEMADARSSPLDRLWRTEDLKSWKFSGFQKILIETSGKQLRCFNSTCDWSIRITYFLGNSRGYSETVLLWLELDLRDSFLTSIPPWIPLQNLQGLKVSNGGLKRLWQNDNEAQFQLRRLVLYTISAMEDIKSIEMVTTLEDLVLSGDLLQTATTVMEGNSLSDSLRKLHQLRYLVLRHFTLNGELYLSNERKPFLPETPMSSLEKMEIFPPKPSINSLEKIEITKVELMSKVFISGEYCYCLKHLKLSDMEDLSELNLIGVKTLHSLKIEYCTELKTVLGISDLKILVMLYLRDCPKLEMKPTVANMLCLEEITIDNCRKLQNLEGIEELQGLKYLHISKVHRPILVTPMWNAVHSLQRLPPVISVIGIPVNEAESLTANLFNGVTSPNMTVSEIPSASLNMTQPLGAIIVCAVIECEQECNVVEIPLSANYSTTSSLPLPGWKREWRHLPAGEWIISIAIAGGYASHYITQSSWISNKGHNDPKIKKGFIVTPTKDEEGEIIHLFKKIINQLYYPTNSFLLK from the exons ATGGCGTCTTCCTCCTCTTATCATCAAAGCAAAAAGATGAAGTCATCTGCATCTCATGTATTTATTAGCCACAGGAGCCTAGATCAAGATGTCGAAGAAAGTTTAGCTGTTCAGCTTTACCGTTCTCTTCAAAAGGTTAGTGTCCAAGCCTTTTTCCATTCCGAAGAGATGGAGCTCGGAGATTTGTTTCCTCTTTCAACCGACACTGCCATCCGCTCGGCTTCAGTCCAAATTGCTATATTTTCAAAAGGATATGCAGAGTCAGCCTGGTGTTTGACTGAGCTTGTTCTCATGTTACAAACTAAAGCTACAATTATTCCTGTATTTTATGATGTCAGGCCTTCCGACCTGCACGACATCGAAAAAGGGGCCTATGCAAATGCTTTCAAGAAATTTGAAGAGCAGGGTATGTATTTGGAAAAACTGGAGGAGTGGAAACAGGCGCTCCGATCTGTTTCCCTCAGGATGGCTTACTACGATTTCAACAAGCCTAGGCATAATAG GTATGCGCTTTGTAAAAAGCTGGTGGCGGCTGtcctaaaagagattgagaagaagaAGCATCTAAAAATTGCCAAAATTCCATTGCCGTTTGATGAAATCGTGGAAGAGGAAAAGAGGCAGCGTTTGGATGTTGCAAAATATCCCATTGGACTTGAAGAAATCGTGAAGGATTTTGAAACAGAATTCAAGCAGGACAAAACTACTGTCATTGGTATCTATGGAATGGCCGGGTCGGGCAAGACAACTCTGGCGAAACAATTATTTAATCTGTATCGCTCACAGTATGACAGATCATGTTTTCTGTTCGATGTACGAGAATCTGATTCGGTTTCTTTGGAGTCTAAGCTTGTTATAGACCTATTCCATGGAGATTTCAAAGGCATTCCAAATGATGAAGTTACAGAGGAGGGAATCAGTGATATTAGCACAAATCTCAGGAAGGCCAATTTTCCTCGCTTTCTTGTTGTCTTAGACGACGTTCATGATGTGCTCCAGTTGAATGCTCTTTTGGCCAAAGCTGCGTTGAAGTCTGACAGTCTTGCGATTGTTACAACAAGGGACCAGAGTGTGCTAAAAGCAGGCGGAATTGATTACAGATATGAAATGAAACCATTAAGCCTACATGATTCCATGAAGCTTTTCTCTTGGTATGCATTCCATCAATCTTCTCCGGAAAGTGGATATGAAGATTTGGTTAGAAGATTTGCAATGGCGTGTGACGGTTCACCCCTCTCGCTGGGCTTGTTGGGAGGGCATGTTTTTGGCCGTGACAAGTGTGATTGGGAGTTGGAATTAAGCAAGATTGACAAGTGTGATTGGGAGTTGGAATTAAGCAAGTTTCATCCAGAAGAGAAGAATCTAATGCACATACTCAAGATAAGCTTTGATGCGTTAGACAAAGAGGTAAAACAAATCTTTATGGACACTGCATGTTTCTTTATTGGTCATTCTAAGGCTGTGGCCGTTAGAATTTGGGAGGGATCTGGGTGGAACGCTGGGAAGGCACTCCAAATCTTAGAGGATAAGTCTCTGGTTGAAGTTGTTATAGAGGAAATGGATGATGAGTGCAGAGAATTGGAGtatgatgagaaacatattttgcgGATGCCTGCCTATCTCCGCGATTTCGCATGGGAAATGGCAGATGCTCGGAGCTCTCCTCTTGATCGCCTGTGGAGGACTGAAGATCTTAAATCTTGG AAATTTAGTGGGTTCCAAAAGATCCTCATCGAAACCAGTGGAAAACAATTGAGGTGCTTCAACTCGACTTGTGACTGGTCAATCCGTATTACATATTTTCTGGGAAATTCACGTGGCTATTCTGAAACGGTTCTGCTATGGCTCGAGCTTGATCTACGCGACAGTTTCTTGACAAGCATTCCTCCTTGGATTCCTCTCCAAAATTTGCAAGGTTTGAAAGTTTCCAATGGAGGGCTCAAAAGATTGTGGCAGAACGATAATGAG GCCCAATTCCAGTTGAGAAGGCTGGTGCTTTATACAATCTCCGCGATGGAAGATATAAAATCTATAGAAATGGTAACTACTTTGGAGGATTTAGTTTTATCAGGCGATCTACTCCAAACAGCAACAACGGTGATGGAAGGGAATTCACTATCAGATTCCCTTAGAAAACTCCACCAACTCAGATATCTAGTTTTGAGGCATTTCACGCTAAACGGGGAATTATATTTAAGTAATGAAAGAAAACCATTTCTTCCTGAGACGCCCATGTCTAGCcttgaaaagatggaaatttttccTCCCAAGCCGTCCATAAATAGCCTTGAAAAGATAGAAATAACAAAGGTAGAACTTATGTCCAAGGTCTTCATTTCCGGAGAGTATTGTTACTGCCTTAAACATCTAAAGCTTTCAGATATGGAAGATCTAAGTGAGTTGAATTTAATAGGGGTAAAAACACTCCATTCCCTTAAGATAGAATACTGTACAGAATTAAAAACTGTGCTAGGAATATCTGACCTGAAAATTCTTGTAATGCTTTACCTGCGCGACTGCCCCAAGCTGGAAATGAAGCCAACTGTTGCAAATATGCTTTGCTTAGAGGAAATAACCATTGACAATTGCCGCAAGCTGCAGAATCTAGAAGGTATTGAAGAGTTGCAAGGATTGAAATACCTCCATATTTCAAAAGTCCATAGACCTATATTGGTTACACCTATGTGGAACGCTGTCCACTCTTTGCAG AGGCTCCCGCCTGTTATAAGTGTGATTGGGATACCAGTTAACGAGGCGGAGTCATTAACTGCAAATCTCTTTAACGGCGTGACTTCCCCGAACATGACCGTGAGTGAAATTCCTAGTGCATCATTAAATATGACCCAGCCATTGGGTGCAATCATTGTGTGCGCTGTGATTGAGTGCGAACAAGAATGTAATGTTGTAGAAATTCCTCTTTCTGCTAACTATTCCACAACAAGTAGTCTACCTCTGCCGGGCTGGAAGCGAGAATGGAGACATCTACCTGCGGGCGAATGGATAATTTCTATTGCAATTGCGGGCGGCTATGCAAGTCATTATATTACTCAATCAAGCTGGATTAGCAATAAGGGACATAATGATCCTAAAATTAAGAAGGGATTTATTGTCACCCCGACCAAAGACGAAGAGGGGGAAATCATACATCTATTCAAAAAAATCATTAACCAGTTATATTATCCTACCAATTCCTTTCTTCTCAAATAA